One stretch of Corvus hawaiiensis isolate bCorHaw1 chromosome 1, bCorHaw1.pri.cur, whole genome shotgun sequence DNA includes these proteins:
- the LOC125330330 gene encoding zinc finger protein 239-like, with protein MEPREDKFPQQNLVEEAILSSSLVQESNREEKPQRCHRRRGGKRSPGCSEEERPILCWEGGRISSQSSDLVVHEQLHTEEKPYKCLECGKSFRTSSNLIRHQMIHTGEWPYECGECGKGFRCSSHLIRHQMIHTGERPYECGECGMSFSERGTLVIHQRSHSGERPYECPECGKSFSQSSTLIVHQRIHTGEMPYECSDCGKRFPKSSGLIVHQRIHTGERPFCCPECGKRFRSSSNLLIHQRIHTEERPFRCSDCGKGFKQKSHLVTHRRIHTGERPYECPECGKSFSDSSTLTQHRRSHQ; from the coding sequence atggagcccagggaggacaaattCCCGCAgcagaacctggtggaagaggccATTTTGAGCAGCTCCCTGGTGCAGGAATCCaacagggaggaaaaaccccagagatgccacaggaggaggggcggcaaacgcagcccagggtgctctgaggaggaaagacccatcctgtgctgggaaggcGGCCGGATATCGAGCCAGAGCTCAGACCTGGTGGTCCATGAGCAGCTTCACACTGAGGAGAAGCCCTACAAGTGCctggagtgtgggaagagcttcaggaCAAGCTCCAACCTGATCcgccaccagatgatccacactggggaatggccctatgagtgtggggaatgtgggaagggcttcagatgcagctcccacctgatccgccaccagatgatccacactggggaacggccctatgagtgtggggaatgtgggatgaGCTTCAGTGAGAGAGGCACCCTTGTTATCCACCAAAGGAGCCACAgcggggaacggccctatgagtgccctgaatgtgggaagagcttcagccagagctcgACCCTGATTGTCCACCAgcggatccacactggggagatgCCCTATGAGTGTTCTGattgtgggaagaggtttccgAAGAGCTCTGGTCTCATCGTACATCAGCGGAttcacactggggagaggcccttctgctgtcctgagtgtgggaagaggtttcggAGCAGCTCCAATCTCCTCATACATCAGCGGATTCACACAgaggagaggcccttccgctgctccgactgtgggaagggcttcaagcAAAAGTCCCACCTCGTCACCCACCgacgcatccacaccggggagaggccctacgagtgtcctgagtgtgggaagagcttctcagACAGCTCTACCTTGACCCAACACCGACGGAGCCACCagtaa